GCCAGATCCAGATTTGCTCATTCGAACCAGCGGTGAATTACGGATCAGCAACTTTTTGTTATGGCAGATAGCCTACACGGAATTGTATTTTACGGAGGTATGTTGGCCGGATTTTACCAAAGAACACCTGCTTGAAGCGATCGCGTCCTACCAGAGTCGCGTTCGGCGGTATGGGATGGTCAGAGAGAATGAGGTGTGAGGTTTGAGAAAGCGAATTTGGACAGGGCTGATCGGCGGCACAGCGTTATTGGCTTTCCTGTATCTGGGCGGGATTTGGTATGCCGTTGTGATCTTCGGCCTGGCGGTTTTTGCGTATGATGAATGGAACCGCTTGCGCCGCATCCCCCGCCTGGGTGGCCTGTACTTGATCGGAGCCTTTTTTTTGTTTCTTTTCTTCATTTGGGCTAGCGGACTTCTACATTACCATCCGGTTTTTCTGAGCCTGCTCGTTTTGCTCTTCATGTCGCTGCCCGTATTCACAAAAAACCGGACGGATGTGACGGACATTGCCCATGTCCTGCTTGGCCTTTTCTATATCGGCTTGGGATTTTCGGCGATGCTGGCCACACGTCTCCTGGAGAGCGGCCTGACCTTGAGCCTGTTGCTTTTACTGGGAACCTGGGCGAACGACACCATGGCTTATTTGATAGGCAAGCGCTGGGGAAAGAACAAGTTATGGCCGTCCATCAGTCCGAATAAAACAGTGGAGGGCTCGCTGGCCGGTGTGATTGCCTCACTGTTGGTCAGCCTGCTTTTTTCTCCCTTTGTGCCGATATCCACGCTGGAGCTGCTTGTGGTGGGTCTGTTGATCGGCGTGGCAGGGCAGTTCGGCGATTTAATGGAATCTGCCACGAAACGTTCCTTTCAGGTAAAGGATACGGGATGGATCCTTCCTGGGCATGGGGGCGTGCTGGATCGTTTTGACAGTTTGCTGGTTGTTTTTCCGCTCGTCTACTACATTCTTTGGTACAGTTAGATGCGCTTCATTTTTGTAACGGAGGATACTTGGGATGAAAAATGTGGCGATTTTGGGATCGACCGGATCGATCGGGCGCCAAACGCTGGAAGTGATTGCCCACTATCCAGATCGGTTTCGCGTTGTGGCATTAGCCGCCGGCCGCCAGGTGGATCAATTGGTGGCTCAGGCCCGCCAGTTTCAGCCGCGGTTGGTTTCTGTGGCGACGCGTGAGTTGGCGGAGGAGGTACGCCTCCGGTTGCCGTCACACATTCGCGTCTGTTATGGAGAAGAGGGGTTATTGGAAGTGGCAACTCATCCTGAGTGCCATTTTTTATTAAGCGGGATTCTGGGCAGCATAGGACTCAAGCCGACTTTGGCGGCCATACAGGCGGGCATTCCGATCGGCCTGGCCAACAAAGAAACCTTGGTGAGTGCAGGTCACCTGGTGATGCGGGAGGCGAAAAAGCGGGGCGTTCCCATCCTGCCGGTGGACAGTGAACATTCGGCGATTTTCCAAGCGCTGCAGGGGCAGTCCAGGGAAGGAGTGCGTCAGCTGATTTTGACCGCATCGGGCGGGTCACTTCGCCATCTGACCCGGCAAGAATTGCGCACGGTGACGATCCGGGAGGTGTTGCAACACCCCAATTGGTCCATGGGGGCGAAGATTACGGTAGATTCGGCGACCATGATGAACAAGGGGCTGGAAGTGATTGAGGCTCACTGGTTGTTCGGGGTGCCATTTGATAAAATAAAGGTGTTGATTCACCCGGAAAGCGTCATCCATTCGATGGTGGAGTTTGTCGATGGGGCCATTTTGGCGCAGCTCGGCCTGCCGGACATGCGCACGCCGATTCAGTACGCCTTGAGCTATCCGGAACGGCTTCCCCATATCCAGGCCGAATATCTCTCCTTGGATCATTTGAGGGCCCTGCATCTGGAGAAGGTGGATGAAGCTCGTTATCCGGCCCTTTCGATCGCCTATCGGGCTGGGCGAGCCGGCGGATTGTATCCGACCGTCATGAACGCAGCCAATGAAGAAGCGGTGCACGCTTTTCTGGAAGGGAGACTGCCCTTTGATCGCATCGAACAAGTGGTTGAACATGTCCTGAATCGGTGCCAGGGAGGGAAGGATCCTTCGCTGGAAGAAGTGCTGGAGGCTGACAGCTGGGCTAGACGGGCAGCCAGAGAGCAGATCACGGCGTTGACCCATTAAGTCTTTTATATGGAAAGGA
Above is a genomic segment from Bacillus thermozeamaize containing:
- a CDS encoding 1-deoxy-D-xylulose-5-phosphate reductoisomerase, whose protein sequence is MKNVAILGSTGSIGRQTLEVIAHYPDRFRVVALAAGRQVDQLVAQARQFQPRLVSVATRELAEEVRLRLPSHIRVCYGEEGLLEVATHPECHFLLSGILGSIGLKPTLAAIQAGIPIGLANKETLVSAGHLVMREAKKRGVPILPVDSEHSAIFQALQGQSREGVRQLILTASGGSLRHLTRQELRTVTIREVLQHPNWSMGAKITVDSATMMNKGLEVIEAHWLFGVPFDKIKVLIHPESVIHSMVEFVDGAILAQLGLPDMRTPIQYALSYPERLPHIQAEYLSLDHLRALHLEKVDEARYPALSIAYRAGRAGGLYPTVMNAANEEAVHAFLEGRLPFDRIEQVVEHVLNRCQGGKDPSLEEVLEADSWARRAAREQITALTH